GTTACCTGTTACCATTGTATTTTTTTGAATCAAATCCACACTTTTCCTCtgttagagaaaataaaaaaacccatgCAGCATTGGAATCACAAAAGGAGGGACAAGATTGagagtcatttttttatccCAATTAGATAGAAGGTTGTGATTTACATCAGGGAGTTTGGATCTTCAACTAGGAAAAGCTTATCATTGTCTCTAATAACTTCAATGGAGTCGATTTCTGCTCCTTCTTCGTTCGTTACCATTGCATTTCTTGCATCAAATCCAAGCTTCTCACCTGTTGAAATCATTCCAAAGTCATCCTCTCTATTGAAATGAGttctaaaacaaaattaagtatGCCATACTTTGGGGCAATTCTCGTCCCCTCCGAAAGTTTTTTGAATACTACAATGTCAATGGGGACTCAGTGGCTTTATGGCATGTTAAAATTCAGTGCGGCAAATTTGAGTTTAGTCAGTAAAGGCACAGAAAATCGCAGTTGAGGAAAATAGTTCAATACTTTTACCTCTATGGATCATTGTCTAATAGTCTATAGGTGGTGTTACTTCATTGTTTACTATTGAACTTAGGATGGGTTAGGAGTTCTAGTTGGATACTGATAACAATGCGTAGTTATTAGAGAATTAAACAAGACATGGGGTTTGAAGAAGTGTACCTGCAATGACCTTGAGCTCCATTAATGAGTTTGGCAACCTAATCAGCCGGCCAGCTTCAGTGCAGCAGCTCTCTTTTCTCTGCAGAGGATGGCCTCTATATATGCTCACCCTTGGAACATTTGTTCCTTTGAATCCTCCATTAGTATTAAACTCCTTTTCTCCTCCTTGGTCCCTCAACAACGTTTCATGATCAGTAGGCAAGGTATCAGGCACCATAATTCGGTGTCCCATCTCTCGCTTTTGCAGCATTTCATTCAGAGTTTCTGAAGAGAACTCATAGGTATTGGCATGGATAACATCTGCGCCATTCATTACAAGTAGCTTTACCATATCTGTGTGGTCTTCTGCCATGACAATCTGGATTGCTGTTAACCCTTGGCGATTCTTCGAGTCTATGTTTAAACCTTGTTTCAGGAGCTCCTTCATCGCTGTTAGGTCATTTCTCTTTGCAGCAGTGCACAAAAGATCACCAGAAGTGTAGGGATCTGAAAGGGAAGCACAGTGATATAGGATCCAGAATATAGAATTGTGTTTTGCAGATACAGCATCCCATAATGCAGTGTTGCCATTTATATCTGCCATGTATGGTGTTATGATAATGATCAGATGGAATCAAGAAATGAAGTTGAGGATTGGATCATATTTTCATAgacttcaaaaaaattaagatatataaCAATCCTATTTACCTCGGACATGTACATTGCACGCATGTTTGAGAAGTACCATTACACAATCTTCATGCCCTTTTGATGCTGCTATGTGCTGAAGCATCACAACAAATCATGATAACCGTTTCAATATGCTGTTAGGGGGTTTACAT
The window above is part of the Vitis riparia cultivar Riparia Gloire de Montpellier isolate 1030 chromosome 12, EGFV_Vit.rip_1.0, whole genome shotgun sequence genome. Proteins encoded here:
- the LOC117926679 gene encoding potassium channel AKT2/3-like, encoding MLQHIAASKGHEDCVMVLLKHACNVHVRDINGNTALWDAVSAKHNSIFWILYHCASLSDPYTSGDLLCTAAKRNDLTAMKELLKQGLNIDSKNRQGLTAIQIVMAEDHTDMVKLLVMNGADVIHANTYEFSSETLNEMLQKREMGHRIMVPDTLPTDHETLLRDQGGEKEFNTNGGFKGTNVPRVSIYRGHPLQRKESCCTEAGRLIRLPNSLMELKVIAGEKLGFDARNAMVTNEEGAEIDSIEVIRDNDKLFLVEDPNSLM